The following are from one region of the Alkalimarinus sediminis genome:
- a CDS encoding copper resistance system multicopper oxidase: protein MKNKSFIQGAFPAISRRRFVTGVAAGGVLLGIPPLSNIASAKNSVLVSKPTILQGNRFNLNIGYQPVNFTGEDIIATTVNNSIPAPVLRWKEGERVTLRVANQLADDSSIHWHGIILPTNMDGVPGLSFKGIKPGEVYEYVFDVNQSGTYWYHSHSGFQEQTGMYGAIIIDPIAPEPFSYDRDYVVLLSDWTDEVPEHVYSNLKKMSHYYNFRERTVNDLLKDTKENGLSTTWNNRRMWNQMRMSDRDISDVTGYTYTFLMNGYSPTDGWVGLFNKNEKIRLRFINASAMTFFDVRIPGLRMTVVAADGQYIQPVSVDEFRIGVAETYDVIVEPEGDTAYTLFAQSIDRSGYARGTLTTHPDQKASIPAMDRAPTLSHLDMGMGLHGNHGGHQGHQMSTASAGMMNGGNLMGSGKAGYGSATPISHAPTEFGPHVDMRADTPAHRLNDPGVGLRNHLAKYDRTVLTYADIQSLYETKDQREPSRELELHLTGNMSRYMWSINGVKFADAEPLVLKFGERVRITLVNDTMMNHPIHLHGMWSELETGDDQYIPRKHTIIVQPGAKISYLVTADAIGRWAYHCHLLYHMPGMFREVIVS, encoded by the coding sequence ATGAAGAATAAAAGCTTCATTCAAGGTGCCTTTCCTGCAATTTCTAGGCGTCGATTTGTTACCGGGGTTGCTGCTGGAGGTGTGCTACTCGGTATCCCCCCTCTCTCCAATATTGCATCTGCAAAAAACTCCGTATTGGTCTCAAAACCTACCATACTCCAAGGAAACCGATTTAATCTAAATATCGGATACCAACCAGTCAATTTTACCGGCGAGGACATAATCGCTACTACGGTCAATAATTCGATCCCTGCACCAGTGTTACGTTGGAAAGAAGGTGAGCGAGTGACTCTTAGGGTGGCCAATCAACTTGCGGATGATAGTTCAATTCATTGGCATGGAATTATACTGCCTACCAACATGGATGGCGTACCTGGTCTTAGTTTTAAGGGAATAAAGCCAGGGGAAGTTTACGAATATGTGTTCGATGTTAATCAAAGCGGGACTTACTGGTATCACAGTCATTCTGGGTTTCAGGAACAAACTGGCATGTACGGTGCCATTATTATTGACCCCATAGCGCCAGAGCCATTTTCTTATGATCGTGATTATGTTGTTTTACTTTCAGATTGGACGGATGAAGTACCAGAGCACGTATACTCAAATCTTAAAAAAATGAGCCACTACTATAATTTTAGGGAAAGAACCGTTAATGACCTTCTCAAGGACACTAAGGAGAATGGACTGAGTACCACATGGAACAATCGTCGCATGTGGAACCAAATGCGGATGAGTGACCGAGATATTTCTGACGTAACCGGCTATACCTATACCTTTTTGATGAATGGCTATTCTCCAACCGATGGGTGGGTTGGATTATTCAATAAAAACGAGAAAATCAGACTACGTTTTATCAATGCATCAGCGATGACCTTTTTTGATGTGCGGATACCGGGATTGAGAATGACCGTCGTTGCCGCTGATGGTCAGTATATTCAACCCGTTTCAGTTGACGAGTTCCGGATCGGTGTTGCCGAGACCTATGATGTTATTGTTGAACCGGAAGGCGATACAGCTTACACCCTCTTTGCTCAATCGATTGATCGTTCGGGTTATGCTAGAGGAACGCTGACCACACATCCGGACCAGAAAGCCAGCATCCCGGCTATGGATCGAGCTCCTACATTAAGCCATCTCGACATGGGAATGGGCCTGCATGGTAACCACGGCGGCCACCAAGGACATCAAATGAGCACCGCATCCGCTGGGATGATGAACGGAGGTAACTTGATGGGGTCTGGCAAGGCAGGGTACGGTAGCGCAACGCCTATCTCTCATGCACCCACTGAATTTGGCCCTCATGTGGATATGCGAGCTGATACCCCTGCTCACCGGTTAAATGATCCTGGCGTAGGTTTACGAAACCACTTAGCCAAGTATGACCGTACTGTATTAACCTATGCAGATATTCAAAGCCTCTATGAAACAAAAGATCAACGGGAGCCAAGCAGAGAGTTAGAGTTACACTTAACCGGTAATATGAGCCGTTACATGTGGTCAATCAATGGGGTTAAATTTGCTGATGCAGAACCCCTGGTGCTTAAATTTGGAGAGCGTGTTCGAATAACCCTAGTCAATGATACGATGATGAATCACCCAATTCATCTTCATGGTATGTGGAGTGAACTGGAGACCGGTGACGACCAATATATTCCCCGCAAACACACGATAATAGTGCAACCTGGCGCCAAAATTAGTTATCTCGTTACTGCCGATGCAATAGGTCGTTGGGCCTACCACTGCCATTTGCTATATCACATGCCCGGTATGTTTCGGGAGGTCATAGTTAGCTAA
- a CDS encoding DUF2933 domain-containing protein, with translation MSSKPSFWFTPKGVAALGLIGATSYFLLMEHRPHLFTILPFLIFLLCPLMHIFMHGGHGGHGGHEAKDHTRSIDRVDRDDYLRGYEDALKDKKEKRTDKDDNNAR, from the coding sequence ATGTCTTCAAAGCCATCATTTTGGTTTACCCCAAAGGGCGTTGCCGCCCTTGGTCTTATTGGTGCGACGAGCTATTTCCTGCTGATGGAGCATCGCCCGCACCTGTTCACTATTTTACCTTTTTTAATATTCCTGCTGTGTCCATTAATGCATATATTCATGCATGGAGGACATGGAGGACATGGAGGACATGAAGCGAAGGACCATACCCGCTCAATAGACAGAGTTGATAGGGACGACTATCTACGCGGATATGAAGACGCGCTGAAAGATAAGAAAGAAAAACGAACAGATAAGGATGACAACAATGCACGGTGA
- a CDS encoding cupredoxin domain-containing protein produces MLIINILGALLILGIVWWFWLYKPTGASENSSDMLVTVKNGIYEPARLRIPAGEATSIKFLREEASPCAGTVVFSDLEISEELPLNKQKTIHLPALTPGTYSFTCQMQMYRGELIVDDKP; encoded by the coding sequence ATGTTGATCATAAATATTTTAGGAGCGCTTTTAATTCTTGGTATCGTCTGGTGGTTTTGGCTCTATAAACCTACCGGTGCCAGCGAAAACTCAAGCGATATGCTCGTGACCGTCAAAAACGGTATTTACGAACCCGCTCGCCTAAGAATTCCGGCAGGGGAGGCTACGTCGATAAAATTCCTACGAGAAGAAGCGTCACCCTGTGCAGGCACTGTCGTTTTTTCCGACCTGGAAATTAGTGAAGAATTACCCCTTAACAAACAAAAGACTATTCACTTACCTGCATTAACGCCAGGGACATATAGCTTCACGTGCCAAATGCAAATGTACCGCGGTGAATTAATCGTTGACGACAAACCTTGA
- a CDS encoding metal-dependent hydrolase, producing the protein MTTSSSAANIEIIPRKTEFDFSGVPERWLVSAEASHFMHALSVLVPLTERLVITRLRNETHRVTNLQLKIEIQQVIKQEGIHARHHRAVNQTLVAHGFTAIPRLEAVQTMAFDLLERWMPKPFVDSIPAAMEHFTANISKSVLTDQTYWFGAQVETDASKFLKWHAFEELEHQAVCFDLYKHLGHKSLPFSLSLILFWMPISALSIYTIQTYFLAKSRKLRSFKHWRNYLKFIRKTSPIFFSGAWKYSKKGYNPWMKGDQNIHQSLKKEME; encoded by the coding sequence GTGACTACCAGTTCGTCAGCGGCAAACATTGAAATTATACCTCGAAAGACTGAGTTCGATTTCTCAGGCGTTCCGGAACGATGGTTGGTTAGTGCCGAGGCCTCTCACTTTATGCATGCGCTATCTGTGCTGGTGCCCCTAACTGAACGTTTGGTGATAACACGGCTTCGCAATGAAACCCACCGTGTAACCAACCTTCAGTTAAAGATCGAGATTCAGCAAGTCATCAAACAAGAAGGGATACACGCCCGCCACCATAGAGCGGTTAATCAAACTCTGGTGGCCCATGGCTTTACCGCCATACCCAGATTAGAAGCGGTTCAAACCATGGCGTTTGACTTGCTAGAACGCTGGATGCCCAAACCCTTTGTGGATTCAATCCCTGCGGCGATGGAACACTTTACTGCAAACATCAGTAAATCAGTACTTACCGATCAAACCTATTGGTTTGGGGCGCAGGTAGAAACCGATGCCTCAAAATTTCTAAAATGGCATGCCTTTGAAGAACTGGAACACCAAGCCGTATGCTTTGATCTATACAAACACCTTGGCCATAAATCACTGCCTTTCAGTTTATCACTCATCTTGTTCTGGATGCCCATCTCAGCCCTCAGTATTTATACAATTCAAACTTATTTCTTAGCCAAAAGCAGAAAGCTTAGAAGCTTTAAGCACTGGCGTAACTACCTAAAATTTATCCGCAAAACCTCACCTATCTTTTTTTCCGGAGCTTGGAAATACAGTAAAAAAGGTTATAATCCATGGATGAAGGGAGATCAGAATATTCATCAATCGTTGAAGAAAGAGATGGAGTAG
- a CDS encoding P-II family nitrogen regulator, whose amino-acid sequence MGYLRVMVLIPIDKETVLEEALKKVEMSCMHFLKVRGYGCNPNFYARDWSIEIAKFELIIKEDHLDIVKEAIKSVCQTGAEDDGMIAITDLVEMKSIKDL is encoded by the coding sequence ATGGGTTATTTACGGGTTATGGTGCTAATACCTATAGATAAAGAAACGGTGCTTGAGGAGGCGTTAAAAAAGGTAGAGATGTCGTGCATGCACTTTCTTAAAGTTCGTGGTTATGGCTGTAATCCTAATTTTTACGCCAGAGATTGGTCTATCGAAATAGCCAAATTCGAACTGATTATTAAGGAGGATCATCTTGATATTGTCAAAGAAGCGATTAAAAGTGTTTGTCAAACGGGGGCAGAGGATGATGGCATGATCGCGATTACAGACTTGGTTGAGATGAAGTCTATTAAAGATTTGTAA
- a CDS encoding c-type cytochrome, which translates to MRSSINKTGLLTTFIVATSVLTTACSDQGAPSISASNETTGRWYSDQQVLLGKQVYDANCIDCHNPKARGTFKWKQPLEDGTYPPPPLNGSAHAWHHPISALMKTINDGGIEIGGKMPPFREVLKDDEKVAVIAYFQSFWNDEIYSRWQQRNQPK; encoded by the coding sequence ATGCGTAGCTCAATTAACAAAACAGGGCTGCTGACCACGTTTATCGTTGCTACGAGTGTATTAACAACCGCTTGTTCAGATCAAGGGGCACCTTCTATTTCAGCTTCGAATGAAACAACTGGCCGATGGTATTCCGATCAGCAGGTGTTATTGGGAAAGCAGGTTTATGACGCAAACTGCATCGATTGCCACAACCCCAAAGCCCGCGGCACCTTCAAGTGGAAACAGCCCTTAGAGGATGGAACCTACCCCCCACCACCACTCAATGGTTCTGCCCATGCATGGCACCACCCCATATCCGCATTGATGAAAACAATTAATGATGGCGGCATCGAAATAGGTGGAAAAATGCCGCCTTTCAGAGAGGTATTGAAAGATGATGAAAAAGTTGCAGTCATCGCCTATTTCCAGAGTTTCTGGAACGATGAAATATATAGCCGCTGGCAACAAAGAAATCAACCGAAATAG
- a CDS encoding copper resistance protein B, with amino-acid sequence MKNIKAVPAFWLLLCSLPTMAEVSDDPTLTKVMLNQLEIRDIGDDNTTAWDAQAWIGKDLQKIWIKSEGEYANSKTEESEVQLLYSHAIAPYWDAQIGWRGDIRPSPDRHWLALGFQGVAPYFFEIDSAIFIANHGRVGARIEAEYEFLFTQQLILTPELEMNFYSKDDIDTHTGAGLSDIETGLRLRYEIRREIAPYVGINWSKKVGKSADFSREANESTEKVEALLGIRVWF; translated from the coding sequence ATGAAGAATATTAAAGCTGTGCCCGCTTTCTGGCTCTTACTTTGCTCTTTGCCAACGATGGCAGAGGTAAGTGATGACCCCACTCTCACCAAAGTGATGCTTAATCAATTGGAAATTCGTGACATTGGAGACGACAACACTACCGCATGGGACGCACAGGCCTGGATAGGCAAAGATTTACAAAAAATCTGGATCAAAAGTGAAGGCGAATATGCTAATAGCAAAACAGAAGAGTCGGAGGTCCAGCTACTCTATAGCCACGCTATTGCCCCTTACTGGGATGCTCAGATCGGGTGGCGAGGCGATATCAGACCATCACCTGATCGCCATTGGCTTGCATTAGGGTTTCAGGGAGTAGCCCCCTATTTTTTCGAAATAGACTCCGCCATTTTTATCGCTAATCACGGACGAGTGGGGGCACGTATTGAAGCCGAATACGAGTTTTTATTCACCCAACAACTGATTCTCACACCAGAGTTGGAAATGAACTTTTATTCCAAAGACGATATCGATACCCATACAGGGGCAGGTTTATCTGATATCGAAACGGGATTACGGCTACGCTATGAAATACGGAGAGAAATTGCTCCTTATGTTGGTATTAACTGGTCCAAAAAGGTAGGTAAGAGCGCTGACTTCTCAAGAGAAGCCAATGAGTCAACAGAAAAAGTTGAGGCACTATTAGGTATTCGGGTTTGGTTCTAG
- a CDS encoding heavy metal translocating P-type ATPase, translating into MIQEQTVKLIIEGAGCSSCVGKIEGALNSISGVTAAEMNFAERSVSVEGSAPIDDLIKAVESVGYNAISTEGVSEDDLMDEKEAADFAYYKRLIREMTIALTLGVPLMAYSLIVGEMTVTTTTERIVWLIIGLLTAGVMYFSGKHFYIGAWKSFWNHSANMDTLIALGTGTAWIYSMVVVFFPAAVPDMARHVYFEATAMIIGLIDLGLALELKARGRTSQAIKRLIGLQAKTARVIRDDKEIDIPIENVLLNDHVRVRPGEKIPVDGIVIDGHTAIDESMLTGEPMPVEKKTSDEVVAGTLNKTGSVVFKATRVGKDTALAQIINMVKRAQNSKPPIGRLADIISAYFVPVVMIIAVVSALVWLNFGPEPAVAFAIVSATTVLIIACPCALGLATPMSVMVGVGKAAEAGVLIRNGEALQTASKITAMVLDKTGTITLGAPKVTSIHLVHAKEKDRVLELAASLEAGSEHPLAMSIVESAQEQGLSLSSVKNFKAIAGHGVEGVVEGKELLFGNEKLMRDHSVNVNGAVDVAQQMAAEANTPMYFAVDGVLAAIIAVSDPIKEDSIEAIKRLQKNGIKVVMLTGDNRATAKAVANKVGITEFFAEVLPEDKSDKVAELQMQGEVVGMTGDGINDAPALALANVGFAIGTGTDVAIESADITLMRGSLHGLADAIAVSKATLRNIKQNLFGAFIYNVAGVPFAAGVLYPFFGLLLSPVIAGAAMAFSSVTVVTNANRLRLFKAKEH; encoded by the coding sequence ATGATTCAGGAACAAACAGTTAAGCTAATCATTGAAGGGGCAGGGTGTTCCAGTTGTGTTGGCAAAATTGAAGGCGCGTTGAATAGTATTTCTGGGGTTACTGCGGCCGAGATGAATTTTGCTGAACGCAGTGTCTCTGTAGAAGGGTCAGCCCCCATCGATGATCTGATCAAAGCCGTTGAAAGCGTTGGTTATAACGCCATAAGCACGGAGGGTGTTTCAGAAGACGACTTGATGGACGAAAAAGAAGCCGCTGACTTTGCTTATTACAAGCGGCTAATACGGGAAATGACAATTGCCCTTACGCTTGGCGTACCTTTAATGGCATACAGCCTTATTGTAGGCGAAATGACGGTCACAACCACAACAGAGCGTATAGTCTGGTTGATCATTGGCTTGCTCACGGCAGGCGTGATGTACTTCTCTGGTAAGCACTTCTATATAGGCGCGTGGAAATCATTTTGGAATCATAGCGCTAACATGGATACCCTAATTGCACTAGGGACCGGTACGGCATGGATTTATTCCATGGTTGTCGTTTTCTTCCCCGCAGCAGTACCTGATATGGCACGGCATGTCTACTTTGAAGCGACAGCAATGATAATTGGCCTTATTGATCTCGGACTGGCCTTAGAGCTTAAAGCGAGAGGGCGGACATCACAGGCGATCAAACGATTAATTGGTCTCCAAGCAAAGACTGCTAGAGTGATACGTGATGACAAAGAAATCGATATTCCAATAGAGAACGTTCTATTAAATGATCACGTCCGTGTTCGCCCAGGTGAAAAAATCCCTGTAGATGGCATTGTTATTGACGGTCATACAGCGATAGACGAGTCAATGTTGACTGGTGAGCCGATGCCAGTTGAGAAAAAAACATCCGATGAAGTGGTCGCCGGTACCCTGAATAAAACAGGTTCGGTAGTATTTAAAGCAACGCGCGTTGGCAAAGATACCGCACTTGCCCAAATTATCAATATGGTTAAACGCGCACAAAACTCCAAGCCCCCCATTGGAAGGCTGGCTGATATTATTTCGGCGTATTTCGTACCGGTAGTCATGATAATTGCAGTTGTAAGTGCTTTGGTGTGGTTGAATTTTGGGCCTGAACCCGCTGTTGCATTTGCCATTGTATCTGCAACAACGGTTCTCATTATTGCTTGTCCTTGTGCACTAGGACTCGCTACACCGATGTCCGTAATGGTAGGGGTGGGTAAAGCAGCCGAAGCGGGTGTCTTAATACGTAATGGTGAGGCGTTACAAACAGCCTCTAAAATTACCGCTATGGTTCTTGATAAAACCGGCACGATCACATTAGGGGCACCAAAGGTAACAAGCATCCACTTGGTTCATGCCAAAGAAAAGGACCGTGTGCTTGAACTTGCTGCAAGCCTGGAGGCTGGCTCAGAACATCCCTTGGCTATGTCTATTGTTGAGTCTGCCCAGGAGCAAGGTTTGTCCTTGTCTTCCGTTAAAAACTTCAAGGCAATTGCCGGGCATGGTGTGGAAGGAGTAGTGGAGGGGAAAGAGTTGCTGTTTGGTAACGAAAAGCTGATGCGGGACCACAGTGTTAACGTTAATGGTGCTGTAGATGTTGCACAACAAATGGCCGCCGAAGCAAACACTCCGATGTATTTTGCCGTGGATGGGGTACTTGCTGCCATTATTGCAGTCTCCGACCCTATCAAAGAAGACTCTATCGAAGCGATCAAACGCCTTCAGAAAAATGGCATAAAAGTGGTGATGCTAACGGGAGACAATAGAGCAACAGCCAAAGCGGTTGCCAATAAAGTAGGAATTACCGAGTTCTTCGCAGAAGTATTACCGGAAGATAAATCGGATAAAGTCGCCGAGTTGCAAATGCAAGGTGAAGTCGTTGGCATGACCGGAGATGGAATCAATGATGCGCCTGCTTTAGCGTTAGCTAATGTCGGTTTTGCGATAGGCACAGGAACTGACGTCGCTATTGAGAGCGCAGATATAACGCTAATGCGCGGTTCTCTTCATGGCTTGGCAGATGCCATAGCAGTAAGCAAAGCAACCCTACGTAATATTAAACAGAACTTATTTGGCGCATTCATTTATAACGTAGCAGGCGTTCCGTTCGCAGCGGGCGTGTTGTACCCCTTCTTCGGTCTATTACTAAGCCCGGTTATCGCAGGGGCAGCAATGGCATTTTCTTCCGTCACGGTCGTAACAAATGCTAACCGGCTTCGTTTATTCAAGGCAAAGGAGCACTGA
- a CDS encoding cytochrome b/b6 domain-containing protein has product MTNTAKNSPTVPHTSEKEVSVWDPLVRIFHWVLVGAFFTAYITEEDFLTIHSWAGYTVLGLLIFRIIWGVIGTKHARFKDFVFTPKYTIQFLKDTFSLKAKRYLGHNPAGGAMVILLILSLIVTTFSGLMILGIEEAQGPLAPWLSGASHSLGDLFEELHEFFANFTLFLVFVHVAGVLIESMIHGENLIVSMFSGTKRSNKTPK; this is encoded by the coding sequence ATGACAAACACAGCGAAAAACAGCCCGACAGTTCCACATACGAGTGAAAAAGAGGTCTCTGTTTGGGACCCCCTGGTGCGCATCTTTCACTGGGTACTGGTTGGCGCTTTTTTTACCGCCTATATTACGGAAGAAGACTTCCTAACCATTCACTCTTGGGCAGGCTATACAGTACTTGGACTTTTAATATTCAGAATCATTTGGGGAGTTATAGGTACAAAACATGCTCGCTTTAAAGACTTCGTATTCACACCCAAATATACCATCCAATTTTTAAAAGATACCTTTTCACTTAAGGCAAAACGTTATCTTGGCCACAATCCTGCGGGTGGAGCCATGGTGATTTTGCTAATTTTGAGTTTGATTGTAACCACATTCAGTGGACTGATGATCTTAGGTATTGAGGAAGCACAAGGCCCTCTTGCGCCCTGGTTATCTGGAGCCAGTCATTCTTTGGGGGATCTATTTGAAGAGCTACATGAATTCTTTGCAAATTTCACTCTGTTTTTGGTTTTTGTTCATGTGGCGGGAGTGCTGATAGAAAGTATGATTCATGGTGAAAACCTGATTGTTTCAATGTTCAGCGGTACAAAACGCAGCAATAAAACTCCTAAATGA
- a CDS encoding MerR family transcriptional regulator → MKVNELATKVGVTPDTVRFYTRVGLLNPTKNLDNGYKNYGLADQKRLVFIVKSRHLGFSVSEIQEVIGMSSQGNSPCCRVRSIVKNRLNEALCTIDELQQLAERMEKAVDAWENLPDGQPTGDSVCNLIEMWDDIEVGQLSLNKCKEIAR, encoded by the coding sequence ATGAAAGTGAATGAGTTAGCAACTAAGGTAGGAGTAACGCCCGACACGGTTCGTTTTTACACTCGAGTTGGGTTATTGAACCCGACTAAGAACCTAGATAACGGCTACAAAAACTACGGATTGGCCGATCAGAAACGCTTGGTGTTTATCGTAAAGTCTCGGCACTTAGGGTTTTCTGTTAGTGAAATACAGGAAGTGATCGGTATGTCCAGTCAAGGGAACTCCCCTTGCTGTAGGGTAAGGTCGATTGTAAAAAACCGACTCAATGAAGCTCTCTGTACAATCGACGAACTCCAACAACTCGCTGAGCGTATGGAAAAAGCGGTAGATGCTTGGGAAAACCTCCCGGATGGACAGCCTACTGGCGACTCTGTTTGTAACCTAATCGAAATGTGGGACGATATTGAAGTGGGCCAACTGTCATTAAATAAATGCAAAGAAATAGCTCGTTAG
- a CDS encoding methyltransferase family protein: MHGESDYGLWMLVILNSAIFIFFAFSFVKPKTKLDWRSLGAFSAFVVALFTEMYGFPLTIYFLSGWLTEKYPGVDFLNHENGHLLHTIFGFEGNAHFDPLHIISNVVIVLGFFLLSSAWNVLHQAQQSFSLAKTGWYARCRHPQYLAFIMIMFGFLLQWPTIPTVVMFPILVVVYIRLASREEQMALQEFGDEYREYAKHTPRFMPKRINTSTKKGAYDA, translated from the coding sequence ATGCACGGTGAAAGTGATTACGGGCTGTGGATGTTAGTGATACTAAACTCGGCCATATTTATCTTTTTTGCGTTTAGCTTTGTAAAGCCAAAAACAAAATTGGATTGGAGAAGCCTAGGGGCATTTTCAGCTTTTGTTGTAGCGTTATTTACTGAGATGTATGGATTTCCGCTCACCATTTACTTTTTATCTGGATGGTTAACGGAAAAATACCCCGGAGTCGATTTTCTAAATCATGAGAATGGCCATTTACTACACACTATTTTTGGATTTGAGGGGAATGCTCATTTTGACCCGCTCCATATTATAAGTAATGTAGTGATCGTACTGGGGTTCTTTTTGTTATCAAGCGCATGGAACGTTCTCCATCAAGCACAGCAATCGTTTTCTCTTGCCAAAACAGGGTGGTATGCGCGGTGTCGACATCCCCAATATCTTGCATTCATCATGATTATGTTTGGTTTTTTGTTGCAGTGGCCCACCATACCAACAGTGGTGATGTTTCCCATTTTGGTCGTGGTATATATCAGACTTGCTTCACGGGAGGAACAGATGGCACTTCAGGAATTTGGCGACGAATACCGAGAATACGCCAAACATACACCGAGATTTATGCCAAAGAGAATAAACACAAGTACTAAAAAAGGAGCTTATGATGCGTAG
- a CDS encoding DUF1924 domain-containing protein → MNKPDRNKTISVSMLMILTFSSWAAERDSLLDQYVSQGAGQFSAEQGQKLWEQSVDGNAPFTTRSCTNCHSQNVKNSGKHIRTKKIIKPMAPSANPSSLSKTKKIEKWFTRNCKWTFGRVCTPQEKGDIITYLQSQ, encoded by the coding sequence ATGAATAAACCCGATCGCAACAAAACGATTTCAGTAAGCATGTTAATGATTCTGACCTTCAGCTCTTGGGCAGCGGAACGTGATTCATTACTTGATCAATATGTTAGCCAGGGAGCCGGTCAATTTAGCGCTGAACAAGGCCAAAAACTATGGGAACAATCTGTCGATGGAAATGCTCCGTTTACGACAAGGAGCTGTACTAACTGTCATAGTCAAAACGTAAAGAACAGTGGGAAGCATATACGCACTAAGAAAATAATCAAACCAATGGCTCCTTCTGCTAATCCATCGAGTCTTAGTAAGACTAAAAAAATTGAAAAGTGGTTTACACGAAACTGTAAGTGGACGTTTGGCAGGGTTTGCACTCCGCAAGAAAAGGGCGACATCATCACCTATCTCCAGTCTCAGTAA
- a CDS encoding diheme cytochrome c, translated as MSKFLLSTTLITTTLLITALVFVNSERALSDENGEEWSLFGLSSLKYMGVAPVDSTTYKDECGSCHMAYSPGLLPVDSWKKVMLNLENHFGDNAELEQSTYQELLKYLTDNAANHSEYRRSQKIVRSLKSNETVDRITQTPYFIREHDEIPKRLVVDNPEVGSFSQCNLCHLNAKKGSFNEDEVSIPGVGYWKD; from the coding sequence ATGAGTAAATTCTTGCTTAGTACAACGCTAATAACCACTACACTCCTGATAACCGCCTTGGTGTTTGTAAACAGCGAGCGAGCTTTGAGCGATGAAAATGGTGAAGAATGGAGTCTATTTGGCTTATCAAGCCTTAAATATATGGGAGTTGCGCCAGTTGATAGTACGACATATAAGGATGAGTGCGGCAGTTGCCATATGGCCTATTCTCCTGGCTTACTTCCCGTGGACTCTTGGAAAAAGGTGATGCTGAATTTGGAAAACCATTTTGGTGATAATGCGGAACTAGAGCAGTCAACCTATCAGGAATTACTGAAATACCTGACCGATAATGCGGCAAATCATTCTGAGTACCGTCGTTCGCAGAAAATCGTTCGCTCCCTCAAATCGAATGAAACAGTCGACAGAATAACCCAGACCCCGTATTTTATCAGAGAACATGATGAAATACCCAAGCGTTTAGTTGTCGATAATCCTGAAGTAGGAAGTTTTAGTCAGTGCAATCTATGTCACCTAAATGCAAAAAAGGGTAGTTTTAACGAAGATGAAGTAAGCATCCCCGGAGTAGGTTATTGGAAGGACTAG
- a CDS encoding cupredoxin domain-containing protein, with translation MNKLLLTAAVGTVLITAGCASGEHGHESTDGAHAGGHDSMMEGHHKEMMEGHDKGKVMGGHEGMEGMGHSHGSEGSLAGEPGKESEVSRIINVTADDSMRFTHAPFNIKDGETIRFIVSNKGAIPHEFAIGTKDEHTEHGEMMMNNPNMHHGPGGNAITIEPGETKELIWKFESAWQIEAACNIPGHYQAGMHSPVTIKD, from the coding sequence ATGAATAAATTATTACTAACGGCTGCTGTCGGTACAGTTCTGATAACAGCAGGTTGTGCTAGCGGAGAGCATGGTCATGAATCGACTGACGGTGCTCATGCTGGCGGTCATGATTCAATGATGGAAGGACATCACAAAGAGATGATGGAGGGTCATGATAAAGGAAAAGTGATGGGAGGTCATGAGGGGATGGAAGGCATGGGGCATTCCCATGGATCCGAGGGTTCGTTAGCTGGTGAGCCTGGAAAAGAGAGTGAGGTGTCTCGCATCATTAATGTTACTGCAGACGACTCTATGCGTTTTACTCATGCGCCTTTCAATATTAAAGATGGCGAGACCATTAGGTTTATCGTTTCAAATAAAGGGGCCATTCCACATGAGTTCGCGATCGGAACGAAAGATGAGCACACCGAGCATGGGGAAATGATGATGAATAACCCTAATATGCATCATGGGCCCGGAGGTAATGCTATCACCATAGAGCCTGGAGAAACTAAAGAACTCATTTGGAAATTTGAGAGTGCGTGGCAAATTGAAGCAGCTTGCAATATACCTGGGCACTACCAAGCAGGTATGCACAGCCCAGTGACGATCAAGGATTAA